From Macaca fascicularis isolate 582-1 chromosome 14, T2T-MFA8v1.1, a single genomic window includes:
- the PIDD1 gene encoding p53-induced death domain-containing protein 1 isoform X3, with protein MAAAVEGPELEAAAAAGDASEDADAGSRVRPFLGGNRLSLDLYPGGCQRLLHLCVQQPLQLLQVEFLRLSTHEDPQLLEATLAQLPQSLSCLRSLVLKGGQRRDTLGACLRGALTTLPAGLSGLAHLAHLDLSFNSLETLPACVLRMRGLGALLLSHNCLSELPEALGALPALTFLAVTHNRLQTLPPALGALSTLQRLDLSQNLLDTLPPEIGGLGSLLELNLASNRLQSLPASLAGLRSLRLLVLHSNLLASVPAGLARLPLLTRLDLRDNQLRDLPPELLDAPFVRLQGNPLGEASPDVPSSPVAALIPEMPRLFLTSDLDSFPVTPRGCSVTLACGVRLQFPAGATATPITIRYRLLLPEPGLVPLGPHDALLSHVLELQPHGVAFQQDVGLWLLFTPPRARRCREVVVRTRNDNSWGDLETHLEEEAPQRLWAHCQAPHFSWFLVVSRPVSNACLVPPEGTLLCSSGHPGVKVIFPPGATEEPRRVSMQVVRMAGRELQALLGEPEAAVSPLLCLSQSGPPSFLRPVTVQLPLPSGITGLSLDRSRLHLLYWAPPAVTWDDITAQVVLELTHLYARFQVTHFSWYWLWYTTKNCVGGLARKAWERLRLHRVNLIALQRRRDPEQVLLQCLPRNKVDATLRRLLERYRGPEPSDTVEMFEGEEFFAAFERGIDVDADRPDCVEGRICFVFYSHLKNVKEVYVTTTLDREAQAVRGQVSFYRGTVPVQVPEEAEAARQRKGADALWMATLPIKLPRLRSSEEPRRRAGLSLAPLNLGDAETGFLTQSNLLSVAGRLGPDWPTVALHLGVSYRELQRIRHEFRDDLDGQIRHMLFSWAERQAGQPGAVGLLVQALEQSDRQDVAEEVRAVLELGCRKYQDGIRRTGLAPKDPALPGSSAPQPPEPAQA; from the exons ATGGCTGCAGCGGTGGAGGGGCCAGAGCTGGAGGCAGCTGCTGCTGCAGGAGATGCTTCGGAGGATGCAGACGCAGGGTCCAGGGTGCGGCCTTTCCTGGGTGGCAACCGGCTGAGCTTGGACCTGTATCCCGGGGGCTGCCAGCGACTGCTGCACTTGTGTGTCCAGCAGCCTCTTCAGCTGCTGCAGGTGGAATTCTTGCGTCTGAGCACTCACGAGGACCCTCAGCTGCTGGAGGCCACCCTGGCCCAGCTGCCTCAGAGCCTGTCCTGCCTCCGCTCCCTGGTCCTCAAAG GAGGGCAACGCCGGGACACACTGGGTGCCTGTCTCCGGGGTGCCCTGACCACCCTGCCCGCTGGTCTGAGTGGCTTGGCCCATCTGGCCCACCTGGACCTGAGCTTCAACAGCCTGGAGACGCTGCCGGCCTGTGTCCTGCGGATGCGAGGTCTGGGTGCACTCTTGCTGTCTCACAACTGTCTCTCTGAGCTGCCTGAGGCTCTGGGGGCCCTCCCCGCCCTCACCTTCCTCGCGGTGACACACAACCGCCTGCAGACGCTGCCCCCAGCACTGGGGGCCCTATCCACCCTGCAGCGCCTCGATCTCTCTCAGAACCTGCTGGATACGCTACCTCCTGAGATTGGAGGCCTGGGCAGCCTCCTGGAGCTCAACCTGGCCTCCAACCGGCTACAGAGCCTCCCGGCCTCCCTGG CGGGTCTTCGGTCCTTGCGGCTCCTTGTCCTGCACAGCAACCTCCTGGCGTCTGTGCCAGCCGGCCTGGCCCGCCTGCCACTCCTCACCCGGCTCGACCTAAGGGACAACCAGCTCCGGGACCTGCCCCCTGAGCTGCTAGACGCCCCCTTTGTGCGCCTGCAGGGGAACCCCCTGGGTGAGGCCTCACCAGACGTCCCAAGTTCACCAG TGGCAGCCCTCATTCCAGAAATGCCCAGACTGTTCTTGACCTCAGATTTGGACAG CTTTCCTGTGACTCCTCGAGGCTGCTCAGTGACCCTGGCCTGTGGTGTCCGCCTGCAGTTCCCAGCGGGAGCCACCGCCACCCCCATCACCATCCGCTATCGGCTGCTGCTGCCAGAGCCAGGCCTCGTCCCCCTGGGTCCTCATGATGCCCTGCTCAGCCATGTGCTGGAGCTGCAGCCGCATGGGGTGGCCTTCCAGCAG GATGTGGGGCTGTGGCTGCTCTTCACCCCACCACGGGCCCGGCGCTGCCGTGAAGTGGTGGTCAGGACCCGGAATGACAACAGCTGGGGTGACCTGGAGACCCACTTGGAGGAAGAGGCACCCCAG CGGCTCTGGGCTCACTGCCAGGCACCCCACTTCTCCTGGTTCCTTGTGGTTTCCCGCCCTGTGTCCAATGCCTGCCTGGTGCCACCAGAGGGGACATTGCTGTGCTCCTCGGGTCATCCTGGGGTCAAGGTCATCTTCCCCCCTGGGGCCACTGAGGAACCTCGTCGAGTCTCCATGCAG GTGGTGCGCATGGCTGGCCGAGAACTGCAGGCCCTCCTAGGAGaaccagaggctgcagtgagcccccTGCTGTGCCTCTCACAGAGCGGTCCCCCCAGCTTCCTCCGACCGGTCACCGTGCAGCTGCCTCTGCCCTCTGGCATCACAG GCCTCAGTCTGGACCGCTCCCGTCTGCACCTGTTGTACTGGGCCCCTCCTGCAGTCACCTGGGATGACATCACAGCTCAGGTGGTCCTGGAGCTCACCCACCTGTACGCACGCTTCCAGGTCACACACTTCTCCTG GTACTGGCTCTGGTACACCACCAAGAACTGCGTGGGAGGCCTGGCTCGGAAGGCCTGGGAGCGGCTGCGGCTGCACCGTGTGAACCTCATCGCTCTGCAGCGGCGCCGGGACCCTGAGCAGGTCCTTCTGCAGTGCCTGCCCCGAAACAAG GTGGATGCCACCCTTCGGCGGCTGCTGGAGCGGTACCGGGGCCCCGAGCCCTCTGACACGGTGGAGATGTTCGAGGGCGAAGAGTTCTTTGCGGCCTTCGAGCGCGGCATCGACGTGGATGCTG ACCGCCCTGACTGCGTGGAGGGCAGAATCTGCTTTGTCTTCTACTCGCACCTGAAGAATGTGAAGGAGGTATACGTGACTACCACTCTGGACCGGGAGGCCCAGGCTGTGCGGGGCCAG GTGTCCTTCTACCGTGGCACGGTGCCTGTGCAGGTAcccgaggaggctgaggctgcccGGCAGAGGAAGGGCGCAGACGCCCTGTGGATGGCCACTCTGCCCATCAAGCTGCCG AGACTTCGGAGCTCTGAGGAGCCACGGCGGAGGGCTGGCCTCTCCTTGGcgcccttgaacctgggagatgctGAGACCGGCTTTCTGACACAGAGCAACCTGCTGAGCGTGGCTGGGCGCCTGGGTCCAGACTGGCCAACTGTGGCCCTGCACCTGGGCGTGTCCTACCGTGAGCTGCAGCGCATCCGGCATGAGTTCCG GGATGATCTGGATGGGCAGATCCGCCACATGCTCTTCTCCTGGGCTGAGCGCCAGGCTGGGCAGCCAGGGGCTGTGGGACTCCTGGTGCAGGCCCTGGAGCAGAGTGACCGGCAGGACGTGGCAGAAGAGGTGCGTGCAGTCTTGGAGCTCGGCTGCCGCAAGTACCAGGACGGCATCCGACGCACGGGTTTAGCCCCCAAGGACCCCGCTCTGCCTGGCTCGTCAGCTCCACAGCCCCCAGAGCCTGCCCAGGCCTAG
- the PIDD1 gene encoding p53-induced death domain-containing protein 1 isoform X2 has translation MAAAVEGPELEAAAAAGDASEDADAGSRVRPFLGGNRLSLDLYPGGCQRLLHLCVQQPLQLLQVEFLRLSTHEDPQLLEATLAQLPQSLSCLRSLVLKGGQRRDTLGACLRGALTTLPAGLSGLAHLAHLDLSFNSLETLPACVLRMRGLGALLLSHNCLSELPEALGALPALTFLAVTHNRLQTLPPALGALSTLQRLDLSQNLLDTLPPEIGGLGSLLELNLASNRLQSLPASLAGLRSLRLLVLHSNLLASVPAGLARLPLLTRLDLRDNQLRDLPPELLDAPFVRLQGNPLVAALIPEMPRLFLTSDLDSFPVTPRGCSVTLACGVRLQFPAGATATPITIRYRLLLPEPGLVPLGPHDALLSHVLELQPHGVAFQQDVGLWLLFTPPRARRCREVVVRTRNDNSWGDLETHLEEEAPQRLWAHCQAPHFSWFLVVSRPVSNACLVPPEGTLLCSSGHPGVKVIFPPGATEEPRRVSMQVVRMAGRELQALLGEPEAAVSPLLCLSQSGPPSFLRPVTVQLPLPSGITGLSLDRSRLHLLYWAPPAVTWDDITAQVVLELTHLYARFQVTHFSWSVPPSFLSPPSPVCTAPLTPSPPRYWLWYTTKNCVGGLARKAWERLRLHRVNLIALQRRRDPEQVLLQCLPRNKVDATLRRLLERYRGPEPSDTVEMFEGEEFFAAFERGIDVDADRPDCVEGRICFVFYSHLKNVKEVYVTTTLDREAQAVRGQVSFYRGTVPVQVPEEAEAARQRKGADALWMATLPIKLPRLRSSEEPRRRAGLSLAPLNLGDAETGFLTQSNLLSVAGRLGPDWPTVALHLGVSYRELQRIRHEFRDDLDGQIRHMLFSWAERQAGQPGAVGLLVQALEQSDRQDVAEEVRAVLELGCRKYQDGIRRTGLAPKDPALPGSSAPQPPEPAQA, from the exons ATGGCTGCAGCGGTGGAGGGGCCAGAGCTGGAGGCAGCTGCTGCTGCAGGAGATGCTTCGGAGGATGCAGACGCAGGGTCCAGGGTGCGGCCTTTCCTGGGTGGCAACCGGCTGAGCTTGGACCTGTATCCCGGGGGCTGCCAGCGACTGCTGCACTTGTGTGTCCAGCAGCCTCTTCAGCTGCTGCAGGTGGAATTCTTGCGTCTGAGCACTCACGAGGACCCTCAGCTGCTGGAGGCCACCCTGGCCCAGCTGCCTCAGAGCCTGTCCTGCCTCCGCTCCCTGGTCCTCAAAG GAGGGCAACGCCGGGACACACTGGGTGCCTGTCTCCGGGGTGCCCTGACCACCCTGCCCGCTGGTCTGAGTGGCTTGGCCCATCTGGCCCACCTGGACCTGAGCTTCAACAGCCTGGAGACGCTGCCGGCCTGTGTCCTGCGGATGCGAGGTCTGGGTGCACTCTTGCTGTCTCACAACTGTCTCTCTGAGCTGCCTGAGGCTCTGGGGGCCCTCCCCGCCCTCACCTTCCTCGCGGTGACACACAACCGCCTGCAGACGCTGCCCCCAGCACTGGGGGCCCTATCCACCCTGCAGCGCCTCGATCTCTCTCAGAACCTGCTGGATACGCTACCTCCTGAGATTGGAGGCCTGGGCAGCCTCCTGGAGCTCAACCTGGCCTCCAACCGGCTACAGAGCCTCCCGGCCTCCCTGG CGGGTCTTCGGTCCTTGCGGCTCCTTGTCCTGCACAGCAACCTCCTGGCGTCTGTGCCAGCCGGCCTGGCCCGCCTGCCACTCCTCACCCGGCTCGACCTAAGGGACAACCAGCTCCGGGACCTGCCCCCTGAGCTGCTAGACGCCCCCTTTGTGCGCCTGCAGGGGAACCCCCTGG TGGCAGCCCTCATTCCAGAAATGCCCAGACTGTTCTTGACCTCAGATTTGGACAG CTTTCCTGTGACTCCTCGAGGCTGCTCAGTGACCCTGGCCTGTGGTGTCCGCCTGCAGTTCCCAGCGGGAGCCACCGCCACCCCCATCACCATCCGCTATCGGCTGCTGCTGCCAGAGCCAGGCCTCGTCCCCCTGGGTCCTCATGATGCCCTGCTCAGCCATGTGCTGGAGCTGCAGCCGCATGGGGTGGCCTTCCAGCAG GATGTGGGGCTGTGGCTGCTCTTCACCCCACCACGGGCCCGGCGCTGCCGTGAAGTGGTGGTCAGGACCCGGAATGACAACAGCTGGGGTGACCTGGAGACCCACTTGGAGGAAGAGGCACCCCAG CGGCTCTGGGCTCACTGCCAGGCACCCCACTTCTCCTGGTTCCTTGTGGTTTCCCGCCCTGTGTCCAATGCCTGCCTGGTGCCACCAGAGGGGACATTGCTGTGCTCCTCGGGTCATCCTGGGGTCAAGGTCATCTTCCCCCCTGGGGCCACTGAGGAACCTCGTCGAGTCTCCATGCAG GTGGTGCGCATGGCTGGCCGAGAACTGCAGGCCCTCCTAGGAGaaccagaggctgcagtgagcccccTGCTGTGCCTCTCACAGAGCGGTCCCCCCAGCTTCCTCCGACCGGTCACCGTGCAGCTGCCTCTGCCCTCTGGCATCACAG GCCTCAGTCTGGACCGCTCCCGTCTGCACCTGTTGTACTGGGCCCCTCCTGCAGTCACCTGGGATGACATCACAGCTCAGGTGGTCCTGGAGCTCACCCACCTGTACGCACGCTTCCAGGTCACACACTTCTCCTGGTCAGTGCCCCCCAGCTTTCTCAGCCCCCCTTCCCCAGTCTGTACAGcccccctcacccccagccctCCCAGGTACTGGCTCTGGTACACCACCAAGAACTGCGTGGGAGGCCTGGCTCGGAAGGCCTGGGAGCGGCTGCGGCTGCACCGTGTGAACCTCATCGCTCTGCAGCGGCGCCGGGACCCTGAGCAGGTCCTTCTGCAGTGCCTGCCCCGAAACAAG GTGGATGCCACCCTTCGGCGGCTGCTGGAGCGGTACCGGGGCCCCGAGCCCTCTGACACGGTGGAGATGTTCGAGGGCGAAGAGTTCTTTGCGGCCTTCGAGCGCGGCATCGACGTGGATGCTG ACCGCCCTGACTGCGTGGAGGGCAGAATCTGCTTTGTCTTCTACTCGCACCTGAAGAATGTGAAGGAGGTATACGTGACTACCACTCTGGACCGGGAGGCCCAGGCTGTGCGGGGCCAG GTGTCCTTCTACCGTGGCACGGTGCCTGTGCAGGTAcccgaggaggctgaggctgcccGGCAGAGGAAGGGCGCAGACGCCCTGTGGATGGCCACTCTGCCCATCAAGCTGCCG AGACTTCGGAGCTCTGAGGAGCCACGGCGGAGGGCTGGCCTCTCCTTGGcgcccttgaacctgggagatgctGAGACCGGCTTTCTGACACAGAGCAACCTGCTGAGCGTGGCTGGGCGCCTGGGTCCAGACTGGCCAACTGTGGCCCTGCACCTGGGCGTGTCCTACCGTGAGCTGCAGCGCATCCGGCATGAGTTCCG GGATGATCTGGATGGGCAGATCCGCCACATGCTCTTCTCCTGGGCTGAGCGCCAGGCTGGGCAGCCAGGGGCTGTGGGACTCCTGGTGCAGGCCCTGGAGCAGAGTGACCGGCAGGACGTGGCAGAAGAGGTGCGTGCAGTCTTGGAGCTCGGCTGCCGCAAGTACCAGGACGGCATCCGACGCACGGGTTTAGCCCCCAAGGACCCCGCTCTGCCTGGCTCGTCAGCTCCACAGCCCCCAGAGCCTGCCCAGGCCTAG
- the PIDD1 gene encoding p53-induced death domain-containing protein 1 isoform X7 translates to MPRLFLTSDLDSFPVTPRGCSVTLACGVRLQFPAGATATPITIRYRLLLPEPGLVPLGPHDALLSHVLELQPHGVAFQQDVGLWLLFTPPRARRCREVVVRTRNDNSWGDLETHLEEEAPQRLWAHCQAPHFSWFLVVSRPVSNACLVPPEGTLLCSSGHPGVKVIFPPGATEEPRRVSMQVVRMAGRELQALLGEPEAAVSPLLCLSQSGPPSFLRPVTVQLPLPSGITGLSLDRSRLHLLYWAPPAVTWDDITAQVVLELTHLYARFQVTHFSWSVPPSFLSPPSPVCTAPLTPSPPRYWLWYTTKNCVGGLARKAWERLRLHRVNLIALQRRRDPEQVLLQCLPRNKVDATLRRLLERYRGPEPSDTVEMFEGEEFFAAFERGIDVDADRPDCVEGRICFVFYSHLKNVKEVYVTTTLDREAQAVRGQVSFYRGTVPVQVPEEAEAARQRKGADALWMATLPIKLPRLRSSEEPRRRAGLSLAPLNLGDAETGFLTQSNLLSVAGRLGPDWPTVALHLGVSYRELQRIRHEFRDDLDGQIRHMLFSWAERQAGQPGAVGLLVQALEQSDRQDVAEEVRAVLELGCRKYQDGIRRTGLAPKDPALPGSSAPQPPEPAQA, encoded by the exons ATGCCCAGACTGTTCTTGACCTCAGATTTGGACAG CTTTCCTGTGACTCCTCGAGGCTGCTCAGTGACCCTGGCCTGTGGTGTCCGCCTGCAGTTCCCAGCGGGAGCCACCGCCACCCCCATCACCATCCGCTATCGGCTGCTGCTGCCAGAGCCAGGCCTCGTCCCCCTGGGTCCTCATGATGCCCTGCTCAGCCATGTGCTGGAGCTGCAGCCGCATGGGGTGGCCTTCCAGCAG GATGTGGGGCTGTGGCTGCTCTTCACCCCACCACGGGCCCGGCGCTGCCGTGAAGTGGTGGTCAGGACCCGGAATGACAACAGCTGGGGTGACCTGGAGACCCACTTGGAGGAAGAGGCACCCCAG CGGCTCTGGGCTCACTGCCAGGCACCCCACTTCTCCTGGTTCCTTGTGGTTTCCCGCCCTGTGTCCAATGCCTGCCTGGTGCCACCAGAGGGGACATTGCTGTGCTCCTCGGGTCATCCTGGGGTCAAGGTCATCTTCCCCCCTGGGGCCACTGAGGAACCTCGTCGAGTCTCCATGCAG GTGGTGCGCATGGCTGGCCGAGAACTGCAGGCCCTCCTAGGAGaaccagaggctgcagtgagcccccTGCTGTGCCTCTCACAGAGCGGTCCCCCCAGCTTCCTCCGACCGGTCACCGTGCAGCTGCCTCTGCCCTCTGGCATCACAG GCCTCAGTCTGGACCGCTCCCGTCTGCACCTGTTGTACTGGGCCCCTCCTGCAGTCACCTGGGATGACATCACAGCTCAGGTGGTCCTGGAGCTCACCCACCTGTACGCACGCTTCCAGGTCACACACTTCTCCTGGTCAGTGCCCCCCAGCTTTCTCAGCCCCCCTTCCCCAGTCTGTACAGcccccctcacccccagccctCCCAGGTACTGGCTCTGGTACACCACCAAGAACTGCGTGGGAGGCCTGGCTCGGAAGGCCTGGGAGCGGCTGCGGCTGCACCGTGTGAACCTCATCGCTCTGCAGCGGCGCCGGGACCCTGAGCAGGTCCTTCTGCAGTGCCTGCCCCGAAACAAG GTGGATGCCACCCTTCGGCGGCTGCTGGAGCGGTACCGGGGCCCCGAGCCCTCTGACACGGTGGAGATGTTCGAGGGCGAAGAGTTCTTTGCGGCCTTCGAGCGCGGCATCGACGTGGATGCTG ACCGCCCTGACTGCGTGGAGGGCAGAATCTGCTTTGTCTTCTACTCGCACCTGAAGAATGTGAAGGAGGTATACGTGACTACCACTCTGGACCGGGAGGCCCAGGCTGTGCGGGGCCAG GTGTCCTTCTACCGTGGCACGGTGCCTGTGCAGGTAcccgaggaggctgaggctgcccGGCAGAGGAAGGGCGCAGACGCCCTGTGGATGGCCACTCTGCCCATCAAGCTGCCG AGACTTCGGAGCTCTGAGGAGCCACGGCGGAGGGCTGGCCTCTCCTTGGcgcccttgaacctgggagatgctGAGACCGGCTTTCTGACACAGAGCAACCTGCTGAGCGTGGCTGGGCGCCTGGGTCCAGACTGGCCAACTGTGGCCCTGCACCTGGGCGTGTCCTACCGTGAGCTGCAGCGCATCCGGCATGAGTTCCG GGATGATCTGGATGGGCAGATCCGCCACATGCTCTTCTCCTGGGCTGAGCGCCAGGCTGGGCAGCCAGGGGCTGTGGGACTCCTGGTGCAGGCCCTGGAGCAGAGTGACCGGCAGGACGTGGCAGAAGAGGTGCGTGCAGTCTTGGAGCTCGGCTGCCGCAAGTACCAGGACGGCATCCGACGCACGGGTTTAGCCCCCAAGGACCCCGCTCTGCCTGGCTCGTCAGCTCCACAGCCCCCAGAGCCTGCCCAGGCCTAG
- the PIDD1 gene encoding p53-induced death domain-containing protein 1 isoform X5 yields the protein MRGLGALLLSHNCLSELPEALGALPALTFLAVTHNRLQTLPPALGALSTLQRLDLSQNLLDTLPPEIGGLGSLLELNLASNRLQSLPASLAGLRSLRLLVLHSNLLASVPAGLARLPLLTRLDLRDNQLRDLPPELLDAPFVRLQGNPLVAALIPEMPRLFLTSDLDSFPVTPRGCSVTLACGVRLQFPAGATATPITIRYRLLLPEPGLVPLGPHDALLSHVLELQPHGVAFQQDVGLWLLFTPPRARRCREVVVRTRNDNSWGDLETHLEEEAPQRLWAHCQAPHFSWFLVVSRPVSNACLVPPEGTLLCSSGHPGVKVIFPPGATEEPRRVSMQVVRMAGRELQALLGEPEAAVSPLLCLSQSGPPSFLRPVTVQLPLPSGITGLSLDRSRLHLLYWAPPAVTWDDITAQVVLELTHLYARFQVTHFSWSVPPSFLSPPSPVCTAPLTPSPPRYWLWYTTKNCVGGLARKAWERLRLHRVNLIALQRRRDPEQVLLQCLPRNKVDATLRRLLERYRGPEPSDTVEMFEGEEFFAAFERGIDVDADRPDCVEGRICFVFYSHLKNVKEVYVTTTLDREAQAVRGQVSFYRGTVPVQVPEEAEAARQRKGADALWMATLPIKLPRLRSSEEPRRRAGLSLAPLNLGDAETGFLTQSNLLSVAGRLGPDWPTVALHLGVSYRELQRIRHEFRDDLDGQIRHMLFSWAERQAGQPGAVGLLVQALEQSDRQDVAEEVRAVLELGCRKYQDGIRRTGLAPKDPALPGSSAPQPPEPAQA from the exons ATGCGAGGTCTGGGTGCACTCTTGCTGTCTCACAACTGTCTCTCTGAGCTGCCTGAGGCTCTGGGGGCCCTCCCCGCCCTCACCTTCCTCGCGGTGACACACAACCGCCTGCAGACGCTGCCCCCAGCACTGGGGGCCCTATCCACCCTGCAGCGCCTCGATCTCTCTCAGAACCTGCTGGATACGCTACCTCCTGAGATTGGAGGCCTGGGCAGCCTCCTGGAGCTCAACCTGGCCTCCAACCGGCTACAGAGCCTCCCGGCCTCCCTGG CGGGTCTTCGGTCCTTGCGGCTCCTTGTCCTGCACAGCAACCTCCTGGCGTCTGTGCCAGCCGGCCTGGCCCGCCTGCCACTCCTCACCCGGCTCGACCTAAGGGACAACCAGCTCCGGGACCTGCCCCCTGAGCTGCTAGACGCCCCCTTTGTGCGCCTGCAGGGGAACCCCCTGG TGGCAGCCCTCATTCCAGAAATGCCCAGACTGTTCTTGACCTCAGATTTGGACAG CTTTCCTGTGACTCCTCGAGGCTGCTCAGTGACCCTGGCCTGTGGTGTCCGCCTGCAGTTCCCAGCGGGAGCCACCGCCACCCCCATCACCATCCGCTATCGGCTGCTGCTGCCAGAGCCAGGCCTCGTCCCCCTGGGTCCTCATGATGCCCTGCTCAGCCATGTGCTGGAGCTGCAGCCGCATGGGGTGGCCTTCCAGCAG GATGTGGGGCTGTGGCTGCTCTTCACCCCACCACGGGCCCGGCGCTGCCGTGAAGTGGTGGTCAGGACCCGGAATGACAACAGCTGGGGTGACCTGGAGACCCACTTGGAGGAAGAGGCACCCCAG CGGCTCTGGGCTCACTGCCAGGCACCCCACTTCTCCTGGTTCCTTGTGGTTTCCCGCCCTGTGTCCAATGCCTGCCTGGTGCCACCAGAGGGGACATTGCTGTGCTCCTCGGGTCATCCTGGGGTCAAGGTCATCTTCCCCCCTGGGGCCACTGAGGAACCTCGTCGAGTCTCCATGCAG GTGGTGCGCATGGCTGGCCGAGAACTGCAGGCCCTCCTAGGAGaaccagaggctgcagtgagcccccTGCTGTGCCTCTCACAGAGCGGTCCCCCCAGCTTCCTCCGACCGGTCACCGTGCAGCTGCCTCTGCCCTCTGGCATCACAG GCCTCAGTCTGGACCGCTCCCGTCTGCACCTGTTGTACTGGGCCCCTCCTGCAGTCACCTGGGATGACATCACAGCTCAGGTGGTCCTGGAGCTCACCCACCTGTACGCACGCTTCCAGGTCACACACTTCTCCTGGTCAGTGCCCCCCAGCTTTCTCAGCCCCCCTTCCCCAGTCTGTACAGcccccctcacccccagccctCCCAGGTACTGGCTCTGGTACACCACCAAGAACTGCGTGGGAGGCCTGGCTCGGAAGGCCTGGGAGCGGCTGCGGCTGCACCGTGTGAACCTCATCGCTCTGCAGCGGCGCCGGGACCCTGAGCAGGTCCTTCTGCAGTGCCTGCCCCGAAACAAG GTGGATGCCACCCTTCGGCGGCTGCTGGAGCGGTACCGGGGCCCCGAGCCCTCTGACACGGTGGAGATGTTCGAGGGCGAAGAGTTCTTTGCGGCCTTCGAGCGCGGCATCGACGTGGATGCTG ACCGCCCTGACTGCGTGGAGGGCAGAATCTGCTTTGTCTTCTACTCGCACCTGAAGAATGTGAAGGAGGTATACGTGACTACCACTCTGGACCGGGAGGCCCAGGCTGTGCGGGGCCAG GTGTCCTTCTACCGTGGCACGGTGCCTGTGCAGGTAcccgaggaggctgaggctgcccGGCAGAGGAAGGGCGCAGACGCCCTGTGGATGGCCACTCTGCCCATCAAGCTGCCG AGACTTCGGAGCTCTGAGGAGCCACGGCGGAGGGCTGGCCTCTCCTTGGcgcccttgaacctgggagatgctGAGACCGGCTTTCTGACACAGAGCAACCTGCTGAGCGTGGCTGGGCGCCTGGGTCCAGACTGGCCAACTGTGGCCCTGCACCTGGGCGTGTCCTACCGTGAGCTGCAGCGCATCCGGCATGAGTTCCG GGATGATCTGGATGGGCAGATCCGCCACATGCTCTTCTCCTGGGCTGAGCGCCAGGCTGGGCAGCCAGGGGCTGTGGGACTCCTGGTGCAGGCCCTGGAGCAGAGTGACCGGCAGGACGTGGCAGAAGAGGTGCGTGCAGTCTTGGAGCTCGGCTGCCGCAAGTACCAGGACGGCATCCGACGCACGGGTTTAGCCCCCAAGGACCCCGCTCTGCCTGGCTCGTCAGCTCCACAGCCCCCAGAGCCTGCCCAGGCCTAG